Proteins from a genomic interval of Cupriavidus sp. WKF15:
- a CDS encoding RNA polymerase sigma factor has product MNATDESSHFAEVTLPHLDAAYNLARWLSGSASDADDIVQEAYLRAFRFFSTFRGGNARAWLLAIVRNTWFSEWRRRCDAADGTPFDEVLHGDERLPGWEDDIGSDPETLAVRRDDAQLVHRALEQLPVEYREVLVLRELEDMSYRDIASVAGIPIGTVMSRLARGRHLLCTAVRAAQMQGPGGRIPLAPVPVPGRSMGANHGR; this is encoded by the coding sequence GTGAACGCTACTGACGAGTCCAGCCATTTCGCGGAGGTAACGCTGCCGCATCTCGACGCTGCCTACAACCTGGCACGCTGGCTGAGCGGCAGCGCAAGCGACGCGGACGATATCGTGCAGGAAGCCTACTTGCGCGCGTTTCGCTTCTTCAGCACCTTTCGCGGCGGCAATGCGCGTGCCTGGCTGCTTGCCATCGTCAGGAACACGTGGTTCAGCGAATGGCGCCGGCGGTGCGACGCCGCCGACGGCACGCCCTTTGACGAAGTCCTCCATGGCGACGAGCGGCTACCCGGATGGGAGGACGATATCGGCAGCGATCCCGAAACGCTGGCGGTACGCCGTGACGATGCGCAACTGGTACACCGCGCGCTCGAACAACTCCCGGTCGAATATCGCGAGGTGCTTGTGCTGCGCGAACTGGAAGACATGAGCTATCGCGATATCGCCAGCGTCGCAGGCATTCCGATCGGCACCGTGATGTCGCGGCTGGCGCGCGGCCGCCACCTTCTCTGCACTGCAGTTCGCGCCGCGCAGATGCAAGGCCCGGGCGGCCGCATTCCACTTGCCCCTGTGCCCGTGCCGGGCCGTTCGATGGGAGCCAATCATGGACGATGA
- a CDS encoding S53 family peptidase, whose protein sequence is MADTHVLLAGSRRPLPHNAIRVRDVDPHAIVDVTVTLKGPQLPAPGQMPDKALSRQEIAQRFGVSAEQVRKVEDVLRAYGLQVVEVKQGGRSIRVRGPAAAMIAAFRPELGIYQVPGQGQIRARQGMLMVPAEIADVVEGVFGLDQRRVAKRHAQAAALVRAAAPLTPADLVKQYRFPAGDGAGKAVAIAEFGQNLGNGQVLPPAYLPSDVAAFCKRQGLPQPVVRIESVGLSPLSEQQFKAEIQELPKDLQDLLFMQTAETMMDIEIVAGLCPKADIGVYFATWGESGWINLLDEVTSGSGPLPVALSISYGLAEEAPDWSHGAMASINQRLQIAAMQGMTVCVSSGDDGSGCNQPGKRCHVAFPTSSPYVLSVGGTMLVAHADGKTQEVAWWEAPGERTQQGGGSTGGGVSVLNARPPWQTVSVGSLNPGAPDGRVVPDVAALAGPPLYDLLLDGQPLPDGGTSAAAPLWAALVARIDAALPAGKRQRFLAPLLYKGNVGRAGFSDIVSGQNTSRPSPGKGYTATSGFDAVTGWGVPNGQGLLEALAAV, encoded by the coding sequence ATGGCGGACACCCACGTACTGCTTGCTGGCAGCCGCAGGCCGCTGCCGCACAACGCCATCCGGGTCCGCGACGTGGATCCGCACGCGATCGTCGACGTCACCGTCACGCTCAAGGGACCTCAGCTTCCCGCGCCGGGGCAGATGCCCGACAAGGCATTGTCGCGGCAAGAGATCGCACAGCGCTTCGGCGTGTCGGCGGAACAGGTCCGCAAAGTCGAGGACGTGCTGCGCGCCTATGGGCTCCAGGTCGTGGAGGTAAAGCAAGGTGGCCGCAGCATACGGGTACGCGGGCCGGCGGCGGCGATGATCGCCGCTTTCCGCCCCGAACTCGGCATCTACCAGGTCCCCGGACAGGGCCAGATCCGCGCGCGCCAGGGCATGCTGATGGTTCCGGCCGAGATCGCCGACGTCGTGGAAGGCGTGTTCGGGCTGGACCAGCGCCGGGTGGCGAAGCGTCATGCGCAGGCGGCAGCGCTGGTGCGCGCCGCCGCCCCGCTGACGCCGGCCGACCTCGTGAAGCAATACCGCTTTCCCGCCGGCGATGGGGCCGGCAAGGCGGTCGCCATCGCCGAGTTCGGCCAGAACCTCGGCAACGGGCAGGTGCTGCCGCCCGCCTACCTGCCCTCGGACGTCGCCGCGTTCTGCAAGCGCCAGGGCCTGCCGCAGCCCGTGGTGAGGATCGAAAGCGTGGGCCTGTCGCCGCTCAGCGAACAGCAGTTCAAGGCCGAGATCCAGGAACTCCCCAAGGACCTGCAGGATCTGCTCTTCATGCAGACAGCGGAGACGATGATGGATATCGAGATCGTCGCCGGGCTCTGTCCGAAGGCGGATATCGGCGTGTATTTCGCGACGTGGGGCGAGAGCGGCTGGATCAACCTGCTCGACGAAGTGACGTCGGGAAGCGGGCCGTTGCCGGTGGCGCTGTCCATCAGCTACGGGCTCGCCGAAGAGGCGCCGGACTGGAGCCATGGCGCGATGGCATCCATCAACCAGCGGCTCCAGATCGCGGCGATGCAGGGCATGACCGTGTGCGTATCGTCGGGCGACGACGGCAGCGGCTGCAACCAGCCGGGCAAGCGCTGCCATGTCGCGTTCCCGACCTCGAGTCCCTACGTACTGAGCGTCGGCGGCACCATGCTGGTGGCGCATGCGGACGGGAAGACCCAGGAAGTAGCGTGGTGGGAAGCGCCGGGCGAGCGCACGCAACAGGGCGGCGGCTCCACCGGCGGTGGCGTGAGCGTCCTGAACGCCAGGCCGCCGTGGCAAACCGTCTCGGTTGGGTCGCTGAATCCCGGCGCGCCGGACGGACGCGTGGTGCCCGATGTGGCAGCGCTGGCCGGGCCGCCGCTCTATGACCTGCTGCTCGACGGCCAGCCGTTGCCCGATGGCGGCACCAGCGCCGCCGCGCCGTTGTGGGCCGCGCTGGTGGCGCGCATCGACGCGGCGTTGCCGGCCGGCAAGCGCCAGCGTTTCCTTGCGCCGCTGCTCTACAAGGGCAACGTGGGACGCGCGGGCTTCAGCGACATCGTCTCGGGCCAGAACACCTCTCGTCCCAGCCCCGGCAAGGGCTATACGGCCACGTCGGGCTTCGACGCCGTCACCGGCTGGGGCGTGCCCAACGGCCAGGGCCTGCTCGAAGCCCTGGCCGCCGTCTGA
- a CDS encoding DUF4148 domain-containing protein, whose amino-acid sequence MKTRSLKWLYRALAIASPIYLAAGVAQAQPAASNDMPQVTRAGILRELQELEAVGYNPAAPGETRYPDNLQQALQKLDAKHRAQAATAPGTTAEAARPAQATVTQ is encoded by the coding sequence ATGAAAACGAGATCGTTGAAATGGCTGTATCGCGCGCTCGCCATTGCGTCGCCCATCTACCTTGCTGCCGGCGTTGCCCAAGCACAACCCGCGGCATCGAACGACATGCCCCAGGTCACGCGCGCCGGCATCCTGAGAGAGCTCCAGGAACTGGAGGCCGTTGGCTACAACCCTGCCGCTCCCGGTGAAACCCGGTATCCGGACAATCTGCAGCAGGCATTGCAGAAGCTGGATGCGAAACATCGAGCGCAAGCCGCCACCGCGCCTGGCACCACAGCCGAGGCCGCCAGACCGGCACAGGCCACCGTCACCCAATGA
- the cysN gene encoding sulfate adenylyltransferase subunit CysN: protein METLIDNAPAMAQPDGAQGDIAHYLRAQQSKSLLRFITCGSVDDGKSTLIGRLLYESKMLFEDQLAQLEADSKKMGTQGENLDFALLVDGLAAEREQGITIDVAYRFFATDKRKFIVADTPGHEQYTRNMVTGASTADLAILLVDARRGVQTQTRRHSYLVSTLGIRRVVLAVNKLDMVDYSRDVHTRIEKEYREFAQQIGLTDIVCIPMSALRGDNITAPSANTPWYQGPTLMDHLESVPIDHVPAQDESFRLPVQWVNRPNLDFRGFAGTVSAGEIRRGDRVRALPSGRESRVTAIVRADGECEYAMRGQAVTLTLADEIDVSRGDVLACAEDPPAVADQFEATLVWMNEDAMLPGRPYLLKLGTRTVGVTVAQPKYKVNVNTLEHLAARTLELNEIGVCNLHVDQPVAFDPYARSRELGGFILIDRLTNNTVGAGMLHFALRRAQNVHWQAIDVDRRAHAALKHQSPRIVWFTGLSGAGKSTIANLVEKRLHALGHHTYLLDGDNVRHGLNKDLGFSEADRVENIRRVAEVARLMLDAGLIVLVSFISPFRSEREMARTLAGDGEFVEVFIDTPLAVAEQRDPKGLYRKARRGELKNFTGIDSPYEPPERPELRIDTTADTAEQAAQRIVAWLRDSP from the coding sequence ATGGAAACCCTGATCGACAATGCGCCCGCGATGGCGCAACCGGACGGCGCACAGGGCGATATTGCCCACTACCTGCGCGCCCAGCAAAGCAAGAGCCTGCTGCGCTTCATCACCTGCGGCAGCGTCGACGACGGCAAGAGCACGCTGATCGGCCGGCTGCTGTATGAATCGAAGATGCTGTTCGAGGACCAGCTGGCCCAGCTCGAAGCCGACTCGAAGAAGATGGGCACGCAGGGCGAGAATCTGGACTTCGCGCTGCTGGTGGATGGCCTGGCCGCCGAGCGCGAACAGGGCATTACCATCGACGTGGCCTACCGCTTCTTTGCCACCGACAAGCGCAAGTTCATCGTCGCCGATACGCCCGGGCATGAGCAATACACGCGCAATATGGTCACTGGCGCCTCAACCGCCGACCTGGCCATCCTGCTGGTGGACGCGCGCCGCGGCGTGCAGACGCAGACGCGCCGCCACAGCTATCTGGTGTCGACGCTGGGCATCCGGCGCGTGGTGCTGGCGGTGAACAAGCTCGACATGGTGGACTACTCGCGCGACGTCCACACGCGTATCGAAAAGGAGTATCGCGAGTTCGCGCAGCAGATCGGCCTGACCGATATCGTCTGCATCCCGATGTCGGCGCTGCGCGGCGACAACATCACCGCGCCCAGCGCGAATACGCCGTGGTACCAGGGCCCGACGCTGATGGACCATCTGGAAAGCGTGCCGATCGACCATGTGCCCGCGCAGGACGAGTCGTTCCGGCTGCCGGTGCAATGGGTCAACCGCCCCAACCTGGACTTCCGCGGCTTTGCCGGCACGGTCAGCGCGGGCGAGATCCGCCGTGGCGATCGCGTGCGCGCGCTGCCTTCCGGCCGCGAAAGCCGCGTCACCGCGATCGTCCGCGCCGACGGGGAATGCGAGTACGCCATGCGCGGCCAGGCCGTGACGCTGACGCTGGCCGACGAGATCGACGTCAGCCGCGGCGACGTGCTGGCGTGCGCGGAAGACCCGCCCGCGGTGGCCGACCAGTTCGAGGCCACGCTGGTGTGGATGAACGAGGACGCCATGCTGCCCGGGCGCCCCTACCTGCTCAAGCTCGGCACGCGCACCGTGGGCGTGACCGTGGCGCAGCCCAAGTACAAGGTCAACGTCAACACGCTCGAACACCTGGCCGCGCGCACGCTGGAGCTGAACGAGATCGGCGTGTGCAACCTGCACGTGGACCAGCCGGTGGCGTTCGATCCCTACGCGCGCAGCCGCGAGCTGGGGGGCTTCATCCTCATCGACCGCCTCACCAACAACACGGTCGGTGCCGGCATGCTCCACTTTGCGCTGCGCCGGGCGCAGAACGTGCACTGGCAGGCGATCGACGTGGACCGCCGCGCCCACGCCGCGCTCAAGCACCAGTCGCCGCGCATCGTCTGGTTCACCGGGCTGTCCGGCGCGGGCAAGTCAACCATCGCCAACCTGGTGGAGAAGCGCCTGCACGCACTCGGCCACCACACCTATCTGCTCGACGGCGACAATGTGCGCCACGGCCTGAACAAGGACCTGGGCTTCTCCGAGGCGGACCGCGTCGAGAACATCCGGCGCGTGGCGGAAGTGGCAAGGCTGATGCTCGATGCGGGACTGATCGTGCTGGTGTCGTTTATCTCGCCATTCCGTTCCGAACGCGAGATGGCACGCACGCTAGCCGGCGACGGCGAGTTCGTCGAAGTCTTCATCGATACGCCGCTGGCGGTGGCCGAGCAACGCGATCCCAAGGGCCTGTATCGCAAGGCGCGCCGCGGCGAGCTGAAGAACTTCACCGGCATCGATTCGCCTTACGAGCCGCCTGAGCGGCCGGAACTGCGCATCGATACTACGGCCGATACCGCGGAGCAGGCGGCGCAGCGGATCGTGGCATGGCTGCGGGACAGCCCTTAA
- a CDS encoding adenylate/guanylate cyclase domain-containing protein, with protein MLFSYVGTHLLNHALGNISLAWLERDLLVQKFIWQGWAGTILLYGSLVTHFFLGLWALYERRSLYWTPGEMAQLLLGLCIPPLLANHVVNTRIAFAEFGLDKGYAQVLYAFWIDSPFFARVQLALLVVAWLHGCYGIWFWLRLKPWFGAWRSALTSAAVLLPVLALLGFLQGGREVVALAQDPVWRAAAIRPATIGTRPQNLWLARLRNDFLLFDGGALLLILAARLARRFRERRGGRYAILYPGGRKVLAPRGFSVLEASRLAGIPHASTCGGRARCTLCRVRVLSDVPLPAPSGAERRVLERLRADPQTLRLACQLRPTHDLSVWPLVPPAASAAFLQRRQQDVMPQERFAAFMFVDMRDSTRLAAAQLPFDSIFVVSRFMGAVCSAVVQAGGQPNQFLGDAVLAIFGLSSEPSTACRQALRAVPLVAARIDELNALLQQQLQIGIRFGIGLHCGRAVVGQIGFSEHVTFTAIGDPLNVASRLEQLTKEMACEAIVSDQVFHHAGVSASDLPGVVARLRGRDEPVPVRVLSKASQMPMPAA; from the coding sequence GTGCTGTTCAGCTACGTCGGCACGCACCTGCTTAACCACGCTCTCGGAAATATTTCGCTCGCCTGGCTGGAGCGCGATCTGCTGGTCCAGAAGTTCATCTGGCAGGGGTGGGCCGGCACGATTCTCCTGTACGGCTCACTGGTCACGCATTTCTTCCTGGGACTGTGGGCCCTGTACGAACGGCGCTCGCTGTACTGGACCCCCGGTGAAATGGCGCAACTGCTGCTCGGCTTGTGCATCCCTCCGCTGCTGGCCAACCACGTCGTGAATACGCGCATCGCCTTTGCCGAGTTCGGCCTGGACAAGGGCTATGCGCAGGTGCTGTACGCGTTCTGGATCGATTCCCCATTCTTTGCCCGGGTGCAGCTCGCGCTGTTGGTAGTCGCCTGGCTGCACGGGTGCTACGGCATCTGGTTCTGGCTGCGATTGAAACCATGGTTCGGCGCATGGCGGAGTGCGCTGACGAGCGCCGCCGTCCTGCTCCCGGTGCTCGCGTTGCTGGGCTTCCTGCAGGGCGGACGGGAGGTGGTTGCCCTGGCGCAGGACCCGGTGTGGCGCGCCGCCGCGATCCGGCCGGCGACCATCGGCACACGACCGCAAAATCTGTGGCTTGCCAGGCTGCGCAATGATTTCCTGCTCTTCGATGGCGGCGCGCTGCTGCTCATACTGGCCGCGCGGCTGGCGCGCAGGTTCCGGGAGCGCAGGGGTGGACGGTACGCCATCCTGTATCCCGGCGGGCGAAAGGTGCTCGCGCCGCGCGGATTTTCGGTGCTCGAGGCCAGCCGCCTGGCCGGGATTCCTCATGCCAGCACTTGTGGTGGCCGGGCCCGATGCACGCTGTGCCGGGTCCGGGTACTCAGCGACGTGCCGCTGCCAGCGCCCTCCGGGGCGGAGCGGCGTGTCCTGGAACGGCTGCGCGCGGACCCGCAGACATTGCGCCTGGCCTGCCAGTTGCGGCCGACCCACGATCTCTCGGTGTGGCCACTGGTACCGCCGGCAGCATCGGCTGCCTTCCTGCAGCGTCGTCAGCAGGATGTCATGCCACAGGAGCGCTTCGCCGCGTTCATGTTCGTCGACATGCGGGATTCGACCAGGCTCGCCGCGGCACAATTGCCGTTTGACAGCATTTTCGTGGTCAGCCGCTTCATGGGTGCGGTCTGCTCCGCGGTGGTCCAGGCTGGCGGTCAGCCGAACCAGTTTCTCGGCGACGCGGTGCTCGCAATCTTCGGCTTGAGCAGCGAACCCTCAACCGCCTGTCGACAAGCGCTTCGCGCCGTGCCGCTGGTAGCGGCCAGGATTGACGAGCTCAACGCCTTACTTCAACAGCAGTTGCAGATAGGAATCCGGTTTGGCATTGGATTGCATTGCGGCCGCGCTGTCGTGGGGCAGATCGGGTTCAGCGAACATGTCACCTTCACCGCGATTGGCGATCCGCTGAACGTGGCCTCGAGGCTTGAACAGTTGACCAAGGAGATGGCGTGCGAGGCAATCGTCTCGGATCAGGTATTCCACCATGCCGGCGTTTCGGCCTCGGACCTGCCCGGCGTGGTTGCCCGCCTGCGGGGCCGCGATGAGCCGGTACCAGTCCGGGTGCTGTCCAAGGCATCGCAAATGCCAATGCCTGCGGCCTGA
- a CDS encoding dethiobiotin synthetase, with protein MISTFPDGRGLVHRVRYARVLPALAASALLFACASPAWQSVAPGASEAELQATLGAPREVYRLPDGSRRWLYPAPGEAKWAAQIGPDGRVVSVRQVLTAEEFGMARIGEWTMQDVLVHFGKPAETSYFPLMRRKVWSYRFAQDSVQYSTMHFYFNPDGLLVLTQVFPDFLNES; from the coding sequence ATGATTTCAACATTCCCAGACGGGCGCGGCCTGGTGCACCGCGTCCGGTATGCGAGGGTGCTGCCGGCGCTGGCTGCATCGGCCCTACTGTTCGCCTGTGCAAGTCCCGCGTGGCAATCCGTGGCGCCGGGCGCCAGCGAGGCGGAGTTGCAAGCCACGCTTGGCGCGCCGCGCGAGGTCTATCGGCTTCCGGATGGTTCCCGCCGCTGGCTCTATCCCGCGCCGGGCGAAGCCAAATGGGCAGCCCAGATCGGGCCGGATGGGCGCGTCGTCAGTGTCAGGCAGGTGCTGACCGCTGAAGAGTTCGGCATGGCCAGGATCGGCGAGTGGACCATGCAGGACGTGCTGGTCCACTTCGGGAAGCCCGCGGAAACCTCCTATTTCCCGCTGATGCGGCGGAAGGTCTGGAGCTATCGCTTTGCGCAGGACAGTGTGCAGTACTCGACCATGCACTTCTACTTCAATCCCGACGGCCTGTTGGTGCTCACGCAGGTCTTTCCGGACTTCCTGAACGAATCGTAG
- a CDS encoding helix-turn-helix transcriptional regulator, whose amino-acid sequence MLPDSLPATELSALLAQLYQGPTEDMPWAGFLESMRQRLGAVFVTLVLRHPASNRPGLIVNASGFGPHLPGEPAYSERYYALCPFLDLHPDRLFSADELFGEAGWLAHPFYTKYLEPLGLRYILAANLVTPDGVECAWFVSRGHAGQDFGEAEKALLLGLLPHLKRAVDLHAALDTLQSERALYAEAVDRMLVGTIILDEHGKAIRSNDVAGRLLRERDGLYLSDDALHAHCPVESRRFRKILEDAAQAHALAAPRSEVTTLSRPAAPTPLSVLVRPIPLRYRTEYRARRPAVVVFIRDPAGTPRNPHASLRKLFHLTPTEIELALLMVDGLTLDEAAVRLGVKKNTVRAHLRGIFAKTGATRQAVLVKMLLSSVVL is encoded by the coding sequence ATGCTTCCAGACTCCCTGCCGGCCACCGAACTCAGCGCCCTGCTCGCCCAGCTCTACCAGGGCCCGACCGAGGACATGCCCTGGGCGGGCTTCCTGGAAAGCATGCGCCAGCGCCTGGGCGCCGTCTTCGTCACGCTGGTGCTGCGCCACCCCGCCAGCAACCGACCCGGCCTGATCGTCAACGCCTCCGGCTTCGGCCCGCACCTGCCGGGCGAGCCCGCTTACAGCGAGCGGTATTACGCGCTGTGCCCCTTCCTGGACCTGCATCCGGACCGTCTCTTCAGCGCCGACGAACTGTTCGGCGAAGCCGGCTGGCTGGCGCACCCCTTCTATACCAAGTACCTGGAACCGCTCGGCCTGCGCTACATCCTGGCAGCCAACCTGGTGACGCCGGATGGCGTGGAATGTGCGTGGTTCGTGAGCCGCGGCCATGCCGGACAGGACTTCGGCGAAGCCGAGAAGGCACTGCTGCTCGGCCTGCTGCCACACCTGAAGCGAGCGGTCGACCTGCATGCCGCGCTCGACACGCTGCAATCCGAGCGCGCCCTGTACGCGGAAGCCGTGGACCGAATGCTGGTCGGCACCATCATCCTCGACGAGCATGGCAAGGCGATCCGCAGCAACGACGTCGCCGGCCGCCTCCTGCGGGAGCGCGACGGCCTCTATCTGTCAGACGACGCGCTGCACGCGCACTGCCCGGTGGAAAGCCGCAGGTTCCGCAAGATCCTCGAAGACGCCGCCCAGGCCCATGCGCTGGCCGCGCCGCGCAGTGAAGTCACCACGCTGAGCCGTCCCGCGGCACCCACGCCGCTCAGCGTACTGGTGCGCCCGATCCCGCTCAGGTACCGCACCGAATACAGGGCGCGCCGCCCCGCGGTGGTAGTGTTCATCCGCGATCCGGCAGGCACGCCGCGCAACCCGCACGCCAGCCTGCGCAAGCTCTTCCACCTGACGCCGACAGAAATCGAACTGGCCTTGCTGATGGTCGATGGGCTGACCCTGGATGAAGCGGCCGTTCGGCTTGGGGTCAAGAAGAACACGGTGCGGGCCCACCTGCGCGGGATCTTCGCCAAGACCGGGGCGACGCGGCAGGCGGTGCTGGTGAAGATGCTGCTTTCGAGCGTGGTCCTTTGA
- a CDS encoding Hsp20/alpha crystallin family protein has translation MSEYYFGTDLFSEFDRMQRQMASLFGGFPSSLRSGRFGAFPPVNIGTTDDTIEVVVFAPGMRADQIDVSIDKGLLTISGERTAARPEGDAEARAYAQERFSGSFRRVIELPQSADPDKVQARYANGCLSISVGKRETSRPRAITVS, from the coding sequence ATGAGTGAATATTATTTCGGCACTGACTTGTTCAGTGAGTTCGACCGGATGCAACGGCAGATGGCGAGCCTGTTCGGCGGGTTCCCATCGAGCTTGCGATCCGGGCGTTTCGGGGCATTTCCCCCGGTCAATATCGGCACGACCGACGACACCATCGAGGTGGTCGTATTCGCCCCAGGCATGCGCGCCGACCAGATTGACGTGTCGATCGACAAGGGGCTGCTCACGATCAGCGGCGAGCGCACCGCGGCGCGGCCGGAGGGCGATGCCGAAGCGCGCGCCTACGCGCAGGAGCGCTTCTCAGGCAGTTTCCGCCGTGTGATCGAGTTGCCGCAGTCGGCCGATCCCGACAAGGTGCAGGCGCGCTACGCCAACGGCTGCCTGTCGATCAGCGTCGGCAAGCGCGAGACCTCGCGTCCGCGGGCCATTACTGTCAGCTAA
- a CDS encoding peptidase S1: MSPTTRKEVPPDQPLVDTTPYGYGPDDSVTDVTETAAITQHTLKLNGKTLAYTARAGHLVTTDPSSAMPAAKLFYVAFTLNGATASARPVTFFYNGGPGSSSVFLLLGSFGPRRIRTSMPGFTPPAPYGLEDNEDCLLDHTDLVFINPVGTGYSAAVAPGTNKDFWGVDEDAGCIRQFIKRYLTVFNRWNSPKYLFGESYGTPRTCVLTWLLHEDGVDLNGIVLQSSILDYSQAGNPVGLLPTLAADAWYHKKVTLSPVPATLTAFMDDVEAFAVDAYVDALAGFPKSDPKALKYLSAILGIPPEVLRYWKLDPSTANGSVFLTSLLLDEGLAVGAYDGRVTAQDTGIAEYIAPNSGGNDPTMTAVGGVYTAMWNVYLNEALQFTSTSPFMDLNDQAFLNWNFGHVDPTGAQRGGVEDLYTAGDLAAAMALNPYLRVFSANGYYDAVTPFFQTILNFQNMPAAHAGVATTLTVRNYPSGHMIYLDNDSRTAMKADLSDFYAGLQRHVEAIQAALPAPEQQAVYAARYRRRLSRTPY, from the coding sequence ATGAGTCCGACGACAAGAAAGGAAGTCCCGCCCGATCAACCGCTCGTCGACACTACGCCATACGGGTATGGCCCTGACGATTCGGTCACCGACGTCACGGAGACAGCGGCCATCACGCAGCACACCCTGAAGCTCAATGGCAAGACGCTCGCCTACACGGCACGCGCCGGCCATCTGGTGACGACGGACCCAAGCAGCGCGATGCCGGCCGCCAAGCTGTTCTATGTCGCCTTCACGCTCAATGGCGCGACCGCGTCCGCGCGTCCGGTGACGTTCTTCTACAACGGCGGCCCGGGATCGTCCTCGGTCTTCCTGCTGCTCGGCTCCTTCGGACCGCGCCGGATCCGGACCAGCATGCCCGGCTTCACCCCGCCGGCGCCGTACGGCCTGGAAGATAACGAGGACTGCCTGCTCGACCACACCGACCTCGTCTTCATCAACCCCGTCGGCACCGGGTATTCCGCGGCGGTCGCGCCGGGCACCAACAAGGACTTCTGGGGCGTGGACGAGGACGCGGGCTGCATCAGGCAGTTCATCAAGCGCTATCTGACGGTGTTCAACCGCTGGAACTCGCCGAAGTACCTGTTTGGGGAGTCCTATGGCACGCCGCGCACCTGCGTGCTGACATGGCTGCTGCATGAGGATGGCGTGGACCTGAACGGCATCGTGCTGCAGTCGTCGATCCTCGACTATTCGCAGGCGGGCAATCCCGTCGGGCTGCTTCCGACGCTCGCCGCCGACGCGTGGTACCACAAGAAGGTCACGCTGTCGCCGGTGCCCGCGACGCTGACGGCGTTCATGGACGACGTGGAAGCGTTCGCCGTCGATGCCTACGTCGACGCGCTAGCCGGTTTTCCGAAGTCCGACCCGAAGGCGCTGAAGTACCTGAGCGCCATCCTCGGCATTCCGCCGGAGGTCCTGCGCTACTGGAAACTGGACCCGTCGACGGCAAACGGCTCGGTGTTCCTGACCAGCCTGCTGCTGGATGAGGGCCTGGCCGTGGGCGCATACGACGGGCGCGTGACGGCGCAGGACACGGGCATCGCCGAATACATCGCCCCGAATTCCGGCGGCAACGATCCCACCATGACCGCCGTCGGCGGCGTCTACACGGCGATGTGGAATGTGTATCTCAATGAGGCGCTGCAGTTCACGTCGACCTCGCCGTTCATGGACCTGAACGACCAGGCCTTCCTCAACTGGAACTTCGGCCACGTCGACCCCACCGGCGCGCAACGCGGCGGCGTCGAAGACCTCTACACGGCCGGCGATCTGGCCGCGGCGATGGCGCTGAACCCCTACCTGAGGGTGTTCTCGGCGAACGGTTACTACGACGCCGTGACGCCGTTCTTCCAGACGATCCTCAATTTCCAGAACATGCCGGCCGCGCATGCGGGCGTCGCGACGACGCTGACCGTCAGGAATTATCCTTCGGGCCACATGATTTACCTCGACAATGACTCGCGCACGGCGATGAAGGCCGACCTGTCTGACTTTTATGCGGGCTTGCAGCGGCATGTGGAGGCGATCCAGGCCGCGCTGCCGGCGCCTGAGCAGCAGGCGGTCTATGCGGCGCGGTATCGGCGGCGGTTGAGCCGGACGCCGTACTGA
- a CDS encoding anti-sigma factor, whose amino-acid sequence MDDDKAMTSLTDLLRDGSLHYRAPPYLRARVEASLPRKSRRLSWLAWRVSLMNPALALAGGGLAGAAVSAVVFAMLSLVPPQRTGGMGQELVTSHVRALLSQHSMDVLSTDQHTVKPWFNGRLDYAPPVIQLPTGDFPLTGGRVDYVDHRRVAVLIYRYQQHPIDLYVFPAASGVSTQVADSSDGYSIVHWHQKGMDFWAISDAEPVHVNAFAQAIRTELGN is encoded by the coding sequence ATGGACGATGACAAGGCGATGACTTCGCTGACCGATCTGTTGCGCGATGGCTCGCTTCACTACCGTGCACCACCGTACCTGCGCGCACGCGTGGAGGCCAGCCTGCCACGCAAATCGCGCCGCTTGTCGTGGCTGGCATGGCGGGTGAGCTTGATGAATCCCGCCTTGGCGCTGGCAGGTGGCGGTCTTGCCGGGGCCGCCGTTTCCGCCGTGGTGTTTGCCATGCTCTCGCTGGTGCCGCCGCAACGAACCGGCGGGATGGGTCAGGAACTCGTGACCAGCCACGTCCGCGCGCTGTTGTCGCAACACTCGATGGACGTGTTGTCAACCGATCAGCACACAGTGAAGCCCTGGTTCAACGGGCGGCTCGACTACGCGCCGCCGGTGATCCAGTTGCCGACGGGGGACTTCCCCCTGACTGGCGGCCGCGTCGACTACGTGGACCATCGCAGGGTAGCGGTCCTGATCTACCGCTACCAGCAGCACCCGATCGATCTCTATGTCTTTCCGGCGGCGAGCGGCGTCTCAACCCAGGTGGCCGATTCATCCGACGGCTACTCGATTGTCCATTGGCACCAGAAAGGCATGGACTTCTGGGCCATCAGCGACGCGGAACCGGTTCATGTGAACGCGTTCGCGCAGGCCATTCGGACCGAACTGGGCAACTGA